Proteins encoded within one genomic window of Salipaludibacillus agaradhaerens:
- the infB gene encoding translation initiation factor IF-2, with amino-acid sequence MKKVRIYEYAKEKNLASKDVIEQLKKLNVDVSNHMSVITEEDIKKLESPQTKAVDKPKKEEASKPKKEEAKNSTKRPSKKDKNKRNKRSSQQTNQQTQTPAKKAESKQSVPSKVTYSTPITVGEFAEKLNKEPSEIIKKLMFLGVMATINQELDKDTIDIIAEEFGVEAEEEVIIDKTDFESMMEDDAPEDLQERSPVVTIMGHVDHGKTTLLDSIRHTKVTAGEAGGITQHIGAYQVEDNGKKITFLDTPGHAAFTTMRARGAQVTDITILVVAADDGVMPQTIEAINHAKAAEVPIIVAVNKIDKEGANPDRVMQELTEHELVAEAWGGETIFVNVSALNGTGIDELLEMILLVSEVEELKANPNKEAMGTVVEAELDRGRGPVATLLVQAGTLNIGDPIVVGNAFGKVRAMVNDVGRRVKTAGPSMPVEITGLNSVPQAGDQFRVFKDEKQARQIGEARASKQREADRKESSRVSLDDLFDQIQQGELKEINIIVKADVQGSAEAMKGSLEKIEVEGVKVNIIHTGVGAIAESDIILASASNAIVIGFNVRPDVNAKRTAEVEKVEVRLHRVIYDAIEEVEAAMKGMLDPEYEEKVIGQAEVRQVFKVSKIGSIAGSYVTEGKITRDSSVRLIRDGVVIFEGDIKDLKRFKDDVKEVARNYECGITLENFNDVKEGDVVEAYIMEEIKR; translated from the coding sequence ATGAAAAAAGTGCGTATTTATGAATATGCTAAAGAAAAGAATCTAGCAAGTAAAGATGTGATTGAACAACTGAAAAAATTAAATGTTGATGTCTCTAACCATATGAGTGTAATTACGGAAGAAGATATCAAAAAATTGGAATCACCTCAAACTAAGGCTGTAGACAAACCAAAAAAAGAAGAGGCGAGTAAGCCTAAGAAGGAAGAAGCTAAAAATTCAACTAAGCGGCCTTCCAAAAAAGATAAGAACAAAAGAAATAAGCGTTCTTCGCAGCAAACTAATCAGCAAACACAAACTCCTGCAAAAAAAGCGGAGAGTAAGCAAAGTGTACCTTCTAAAGTCACCTATTCAACCCCGATTACAGTGGGAGAATTTGCTGAAAAACTTAACAAAGAACCATCAGAAATTATAAAAAAACTCATGTTTCTTGGTGTTATGGCAACAATCAATCAAGAATTAGATAAAGATACAATTGATATTATTGCTGAAGAATTCGGCGTCGAAGCAGAAGAAGAAGTGATCATTGACAAAACTGATTTCGAATCAATGATGGAAGACGATGCTCCTGAGGATCTTCAAGAGCGCTCTCCTGTTGTCACAATTATGGGACACGTAGATCACGGAAAAACAACCTTGCTTGATAGTATTCGCCATACAAAGGTGACAGCTGGAGAAGCTGGTGGGATTACACAACATATCGGTGCTTATCAAGTTGAAGATAATGGTAAAAAAATAACATTCCTTGATACGCCTGGTCACGCCGCTTTTACAACGATGAGAGCAAGAGGCGCCCAAGTGACTGATATCACCATTCTTGTCGTGGCAGCAGATGATGGCGTCATGCCACAAACAATCGAAGCCATTAATCACGCTAAAGCAGCTGAAGTTCCAATCATTGTTGCTGTTAATAAAATTGACAAAGAGGGAGCAAACCCTGATCGTGTCATGCAGGAACTAACCGAACATGAACTAGTAGCAGAAGCTTGGGGCGGCGAAACAATCTTTGTAAATGTGTCAGCATTGAATGGCACTGGCATTGACGAACTGCTTGAAATGATTCTGCTCGTTTCAGAAGTTGAAGAATTAAAAGCAAACCCTAACAAAGAAGCGATGGGAACAGTTGTAGAAGCAGAGCTTGATCGCGGGCGTGGCCCGGTTGCGACACTTCTCGTTCAAGCTGGTACCTTAAACATCGGCGACCCGATCGTGGTAGGAAATGCTTTTGGTAAAGTAAGAGCAATGGTAAATGATGTAGGGCGCCGAGTTAAAACAGCAGGACCATCTATGCCAGTTGAAATTACTGGATTAAACTCAGTTCCACAGGCTGGAGATCAGTTCCGTGTGTTCAAAGACGAAAAACAAGCACGCCAAATTGGTGAAGCCAGAGCGAGTAAACAAAGAGAAGCAGATCGTAAAGAAAGCTCACGTGTAAGTCTTGATGACTTATTCGATCAGATCCAGCAAGGTGAACTTAAAGAGATTAACATTATTGTAAAAGCAGATGTCCAGGGGTCAGCTGAAGCAATGAAAGGATCTCTTGAAAAGATTGAAGTGGAAGGTGTGAAAGTAAACATCATCCATACTGGTGTAGGGGCCATCGCTGAATCTGATATCATCCTAGCATCAGCGTCTAATGCCATCGTAATTGGCTTTAATGTACGCCCAGATGTGAATGCGAAGCGGACAGCTGAAGTAGAAAAAGTGGAAGTAAGACTTCATCGCGTGATTTATGATGCAATCGAGGAAGTTGAGGCAGCCATGAAAGGAATGCTGGATCCTGAATATGAAGAAAAAGTCATTGGTCAGGCAGAAGTACGTCAAGTATTTAAAGTGTCTAAAATTGGTTCAATTGCTGGATCATATGTAACAGAAGGAAAAATTACAAGGGACTCCTCTGTTCGTTTAATTAGAGATGGTGTCGTGATCTTTGAAGGTGACATTAAAGACCTTAAACGCTTTAAAGACGATGTTAAAGAGGTTGCACGAAACTATGAGTGCGGTATTACGTTAGAAAACTTCAACGATGTGAAAGAAGGAGATGTTGTTGAAGCTTATATTATGGAGGAAATTAAGCGTTGA
- the rnpM gene encoding RNase P modulator RnpM, producing MATKKKTPLRKCVITQEMKPKKELIRVVRSPEGEVFIDHTSKKSGRGAYISNDAVVIKEAQKKNALARHLKATVPDFIYEDLLKLSGESQP from the coding sequence ATGGCAACGAAAAAGAAAACACCTCTTCGCAAATGTGTCATCACGCAAGAAATGAAACCGAAAAAAGAACTCATTAGAGTCGTCCGTTCTCCTGAAGGAGAAGTCTTTATTGACCATACATCAAAAAAGTCTGGACGAGGTGCCTATATTTCAAATGATGCAGTGGTGATCAAAGAAGCACAAAAAAAGAATGCTTTAGCGCGACATTTAAAGGCCACGGTTCCAGACTTTATTTATGAAGATTTGCTAAAACTAAGTGGAGAGAGCCAGCCATGA
- the truB gene encoding tRNA pseudouridine(55) synthase TruB, with translation MTGIFPLWKPRGMTSFSAVKEVGRQFKTKKAGHTGTLDPDVEGVLPICLGKATKLVEYLTADTKTYCGEVTLGVSTTTEDASGEIVDEAYIEEVMTRHDVEDMFEELTGSIEQVPPMYSAVKIKGKKLYEYAREGKTIERPARQVTIHELKLTSDPLLHEGKVSFTFEVTCSKGTYIRTLCVSIGEKFGYPAHMSSLTREASGAFNRTNCFTLEDLTDAAAKNSQEKLLMSVEQALTRFPIVKVDEETEKKVLQGAILPLHAEAAVDEEVWALYNQREECLALYKKDPKRDGMMKPEKMIRSIHD, from the coding sequence ATAACAGGTATTTTCCCGCTTTGGAAACCTAGAGGTATGACGTCATTTTCCGCTGTTAAAGAAGTAGGTAGACAATTTAAAACAAAAAAAGCTGGCCATACTGGAACTCTTGATCCAGATGTAGAAGGCGTTCTACCTATCTGTCTAGGAAAAGCGACTAAACTTGTTGAATATTTAACAGCCGACACTAAAACATACTGTGGTGAGGTGACACTAGGAGTGTCGACTACAACAGAGGACGCCTCTGGTGAGATCGTTGATGAAGCTTATATAGAAGAGGTAATGACGCGACATGATGTAGAAGACATGTTTGAAGAACTCACTGGCTCAATTGAGCAAGTTCCTCCTATGTACTCAGCAGTAAAAATTAAAGGTAAAAAACTATATGAGTATGCGAGAGAGGGAAAAACAATAGAAAGACCAGCACGCCAAGTGACAATACATGAGTTAAAACTTACCTCTGACCCGCTCTTACATGAAGGAAAGGTCTCATTTACATTCGAAGTAACGTGTAGTAAAGGAACGTACATAAGAACCCTCTGTGTGTCCATTGGAGAAAAGTTTGGTTACCCTGCTCATATGTCAAGCTTGACACGAGAAGCATCAGGCGCATTTAATCGTACAAACTGTTTTACACTTGAAGATCTAACAGATGCAGCTGCTAAAAACAGCCAAGAAAAACTCCTAATGTCAGTGGAGCAAGCATTGACGCGATTTCCGATTGTTAAAGTTGATGAAGAAACTGAAAAGAAGGTATTGCAAGGGGCTATTCTACCTTTACATGCTGAGGCTGCTGTGGACGAAGAAGTATGGGCTTTGTATAATCAACGAGAGGAATGTCTCGCTCTGTACAAAAAAGACCCTAAACGTGATGGGATGATGAAACCAGAAAAAATGATCAGATCAATTCACGACTAA
- the rbfA gene encoding 30S ribosome-binding factor RbfA — protein sequence MSKVRANRVGEQIKKELTDIIQRGLKDPRIGFVTVTDVEVTGDLQQATAFITVFGEEEEKEKTLQALEKAKGFIRSEIGKRIQLRKTPELTFSFDKSIEQGNRIDALLRKLNEEDK from the coding sequence ATGAGTAAAGTTCGTGCCAATCGAGTAGGAGAACAAATCAAAAAAGAATTAACTGATATTATTCAACGTGGCCTGAAGGACCCGAGAATTGGTTTTGTGACAGTAACAGATGTAGAAGTGACTGGTGACTTACAGCAGGCGACCGCATTTATTACGGTGTTTGGAGAAGAAGAAGAAAAAGAAAAAACACTTCAAGCTTTAGAAAAGGCCAAAGGGTTTATTCGTTCGGAAATAGGGAAACGAATTCAGTTGAGAAAAACACCTGAGCTAACATTTAGTTTTGATAAAAGCATTGAGCAAGGAAATAGAATTGATGCATTGCTACGCAAACTAAATGAAGAAGACAAATAA
- a CDS encoding DUF503 domain-containing protein, producing MIIGVLVVEAVIYDSGSLKEKRSVLKSASTKIKQRFNVSIAETNHQNVWQRTEWAIVSVSSEKVQVEKELQKSLKLLESYTELEISNVSWEWL from the coding sequence TTGATAATTGGCGTTCTCGTCGTTGAAGCTGTTATTTACGACTCCGGTTCACTTAAAGAAAAACGCTCAGTTTTAAAGAGTGCTTCGACCAAGATTAAACAACGATTTAATGTCTCTATCGCTGAAACAAACCATCAAAATGTTTGGCAACGAACAGAATGGGCTATTGTTTCTGTAAGCTCAGAAAAAGTTCAGGTTGAAAAAGAATTGCAAAAATCGCTCAAATTATTGGAATCTTATACAGAATTAGAGATTTCTAATGTCAGTTGGGAATGGCTTTAA
- a CDS encoding bifunctional riboflavin kinase/FAD synthetase produces the protein MRVEYIKHPHPPLDLPPTALALGFFDGVHRGHQQVINTAKLEAEKRHLKSAVMTFYPHPKEVLSKQNVTVNYLSPIQEKITLLEKTGIDILLIISFDARFSELSPQQFVDTYLIDLNVKHIVAGFDYSYGRLGKGTMETFPFHSRSLLSHTTVPKLAEDNEKISSTVIREALAVGNIEKVNDYLGRIYTVEGVVEHGEKRGRKIGFPTANVSPDSNKELPATGVYIVKVVVDGTTFEGVCNIGFNPTFNSGKGKTIEAHIFHFTKEIYEKKIKVAFIKRIRGEKAFNGVEELKKRIEADIAIARHYFST, from the coding sequence TTGAGAGTAGAATATATTAAACATCCGCATCCCCCATTGGACTTACCCCCTACAGCTTTGGCATTGGGCTTTTTTGATGGTGTTCATCGGGGACATCAACAAGTCATCAATACAGCGAAGCTGGAGGCTGAAAAACGTCATCTTAAATCAGCCGTGATGACATTTTATCCGCATCCTAAAGAAGTGCTTAGCAAGCAAAATGTCACTGTAAATTATCTTTCCCCCATACAAGAAAAGATAACGTTATTAGAAAAGACAGGTATAGATATATTGCTCATCATATCATTTGATGCTCGCTTTTCTGAGTTGTCACCTCAGCAATTTGTGGACACTTATTTAATTGACTTAAACGTGAAACATATTGTGGCAGGATTCGATTATTCTTACGGGCGATTAGGAAAAGGGACGATGGAAACTTTCCCCTTTCATTCTCGTAGCTTATTATCCCATACGACTGTCCCAAAGTTAGCCGAAGATAATGAAAAAATCAGCTCTACCGTTATTCGCGAAGCATTAGCTGTAGGAAACATAGAGAAAGTGAATGACTATTTAGGGAGGATCTACACTGTAGAGGGAGTCGTAGAACACGGGGAAAAAAGAGGACGGAAGATTGGCTTTCCAACAGCGAATGTGAGTCCTGACTCTAATAAAGAATTACCTGCCACAGGCGTCTACATTGTAAAGGTTGTTGTTGATGGAACAACATTTGAAGGTGTGTGCAATATTGGGTTTAATCCGACCTTTAATAGTGGAAAAGGAAAGACGATTGAAGCCCATATCTTTCATTTCACAAAAGAGATTTACGAGAAAAAAATTAAAGTGGCTTTCATTAAGCGAATTCGAGGAGAAAAGGCGTTCAATGGCGTGGAGGAGCTAAAGAAAAGAATCGAAGCAGACATAGCTATTGCCCGTCACTATTTTTCAACATAA
- a CDS encoding YlxQ family RNA-binding protein, which produces MTQWSSLLGLMQRAGKLITGEELVVKAIQNKKAHHVIIASDASENTRKKITDKCHYYKIPYTLFENRFSIGQAIGKRERVVVAMIDKGFATKFRSIIE; this is translated from the coding sequence ATGACGCAATGGTCATCTCTTCTAGGTCTTATGCAAAGAGCAGGCAAGCTTATTACAGGGGAAGAACTAGTGGTTAAAGCAATACAAAATAAAAAAGCTCACCATGTCATTATTGCATCTGATGCTTCTGAGAACACAAGAAAAAAAATTACTGATAAATGTCACTATTATAAGATTCCTTATACACTTTTTGAAAATAGATTTTCGATTGGCCAGGCGATTGGTAAAAGAGAACGGGTCGTCGTAGCCATGATTGATAAAGGATTTGCAACAAAATTTCGCTCAATTATTGAGTAA
- the rpsO gene encoding 30S ribosomal protein S15, which translates to MALTQERKNEIIDQFKTHENDTGSPEVQVAILTEQITTLNDHLRTHKKDHHSRRGLLKMVGQRRNLLTYLRNKDVTRYRQLVDKLGLRR; encoded by the coding sequence ATGGCATTAACTCAAGAACGAAAAAATGAAATTATTGACCAATTCAAAACTCATGAGAATGATACTGGTTCTCCTGAAGTACAAGTGGCTATCCTTACAGAGCAAATCACTACGCTGAATGATCACTTACGTACTCATAAAAAAGACCATCATTCACGTCGCGGTCTGTTAAAAATGGTCGGTCAACGTCGTAACTTACTTACGTATTTGCGTAATAAAGACGTTACTCGTTACCGTCAACTAGTCGATAAGCTTGGCCTTCGTCGATAA